The Drosophila innubila isolate TH190305 chromosome 2R unlocalized genomic scaffold, UK_Dinn_1.0 1_C_2R, whole genome shotgun sequence DNA window TCATACTTTTCGGTGCTTGtattgtcttaatttttaatgacattGGTTAGCTactactgccgttctactatAATactatattaatagataacgttaatgaCAGACTTAAAAAcagtgggtgtggtggtttttcgtgATTTGCGGTGACGGAAATGGGAGTGAGATGCCTCGTTCTTccagttacatacattttaacgaacacaatatgcccttttacttttttttcagtaacgggtataaaagaGCACCAAAAAATGCAGCGGCTGCTTTTGTTCTTAAGCGTTTGTTGACCGCAAGtagcttttgttattgttgttgttgctgctgttgatgatggATATGGCAGCAATCACAGCgcgaaagaaagaaagaaacttTGTGTGGATTTCGACGCTCTTCTTCTTTGTTATTGTTCGCTTACATGTCCACACAAACCGTTTACATTTCCCATTTTCCCAATCCCCTGAAATCAAACAAAGCGCCAGTCAGAAACGCAgacatttatgtacatatataccatagacatatatataaattgtacatataCCCAATACCAATGTTAAGTTCTTTAGCTTTTGAAGACCACACAAATAACATACTTACTGCCCCCATAATACCCTTTTACGCTTTTATCCTTACTTGCCtcagaaaatgtttttacaacatcaaaaatgtacattttttctattggaaaaaatgtatacaaatatattaaaaatatgttattcaagtacatacataccacaaaaaaacctctacacgaggcgAAAGTCTAGTGGcttaagcaatttctagccccaaaatttcagATATCCAATAaagtgacgaacaaaattcagttaaatataaaaattttaaataataatataaattaataaaataaaaaaacgaaaattggcattgtgcactgtgcgcaaaaaagtgagcttctttgtacataaaaatgactttttgcgcagtgccgaattacaatttaacttatttttatttatataaattttatataatatttcttgCGGTCTTTCAccatacaaaaataatcaaatatgtattaaaattattcttagattaaaatataatatatataacttaaagttttgtttaaaagaattataatatgagtatgtacatatattgcgattaaaaactatataacTCTTTAGGTTTTGCGTGAGCtatcattttgtatttgttgcaaattatcacaatttaaataataagttttaaGCTTAAGTTTCTGCAATGATCCTATGCAAATGTCTAACAGTGTATGTAATCACGGCTTCCCTTTTAACGTGCATCTTGTATTTTATATCTGGGTGACACATTACATGCCCTGTGAGTGagtcactctccctctctccctccctctctctctccctctgtcaCTCGAGTATGCGCTGCTTttattaagttgttttttggGAAATACTCAAAGTTGAACTTGGCCagttctcacacacacacactcacatgagCACATATTTGTACGCACCTGTATATAATTATGTGTcttattttctaagtaataacaaatacgattaattgttgttttatttgtatttgtttagttttgcATAAATGTTAAGCTTTTGTTGGTAGCTGACTGACAATTGCTTGTTATATGTTAAATGGACACAAAATGCTGACAATTTAATtacgtttgtttatttataaagcgTAAGATACCACAGTAAATTGGTAGCGGTTTTGGCCAGATCTAAACCGGTAAACCGGCATCTCAGGGATGCAAATCGTGACTCATCCCGCTGTTGACTCAGCAAAAACATCAGATGCTTAAACTAGTACTAAATTCATCTTATCAgtatatcttatttttaagtaattggcaattaaattaatttattaaattaaaagaaatcatgatttaaataaaaacaaacctaGCGatgtaaataattgaattaattcacACACCACAAAGCTGATTAaccagttttgtttttgtttcccatattttttgttatcagTTACATTCgactagttgttgttgcataaaAACAagcagtttatttttatttccctgttgttgttcttatagTCAATGTATTTGCCATTTAACTCAAACCACAGTTTGCACTGAAAGGCTAAGACTCTCAAGCagcattaaaacaaaaaccctGATCAGAGCTTTTCATATTACATTCCACTTCCAATACGTTAAGCAACGGTAAAGTGAGTAAGCTGCTAACGCTTTAAGTGCGCTCTGAGTGAAACaggtgagagagagagaaagagagcacaCGCTCCACAGCTACCTGTGTGTGTAACTcagttatattttaagtagtaTGAGTTGAAACGTGAGTCGACTGCTCACACGCTGAGAGCAGGAATAatgcgagagagaaagagagtagGAGTGTAAAAAGCTATCTGTGAGTTGTGGGAGGCCGCGTAACTCAGTCAGATTTTAGTTGTGCTTAGACATTCGTTCGAAACGGCTGTGTTGCGGACACAcattgtgcgtgtgtatgcgtgtgtgcgtgtgtggcagttgtgataataataaatagatatCTAATCGAAACTTGACAGCAGCTACAACATAAACCcgtttattaaatacataataatggGATATTTGACATTTACAGAGATGAAGTCTCTGATTCTGCTCTGTTTTTGCCTGTCTTATGTCAGCGCTTACAATTTGTCTCCCCGCCCAAATCGGGAGATCAGAGATCCACAATTTGTGACAGTGATGCCGAAAGTGCGTGCGTCATATTTCGGTTATAGCATCAGCTTGAGACCCAACGGGTAAGTGCCGTTCAAAAAGATCCAAGATCAGACTTTGACTCTCACAGCtccccctcctcctcctcctcctcctcatccgCCCTCTTTGTCTGCTAGAGCAAACAGgttacatgtgtgtgtgcgtgagagtGTATTTGTGTGGAGTTGTGAGACATAAGCTCCATGTGATGATGATTCATTCAAAACGAAGTGTAGATCGACCTCCCCCCACTCTCCACATATTTGTTCATGTAAAAGAAgcgtaataaaataaataaattaatgaatgcAAATACACtggaaaaatgaaattagcaATTGTTTAAAGACAAGAGGTGAAGTGAAAGTGGCagacttatatttaaaataaattaagccgacaaaataataaaataataattacattccagtttataaaataaaattaaaaataatttttaaatttttttacttaaaatttaaaataaaaattgaacgtGCAAATCTTAACATTGACAGTGGCATTCACTAACATTTGAATACATATATGGTAGATGTGaatacactcacatacactcGTTTATACTCGAAGCTGaagctatgcaaatatttgagcaTTTCAATAttgcacatatatacataacataagtacatatatatgtaaaacctacatatatatatttacatttaggTATTGTTGGAAGAGACATATTCGACTTCTGCAGCCCGTATTTCTAGTTAAAAGTTAgtcaatgccaattttttatCAGCTTCGTTTTCAGTCGATTTTCTATGATAAGATTACCGTAATGTgacactgtgtgtgtgtgtgtgtgtgagtgtgtgtgtgaagcgGTCTGTCATTAttgcaaaatggcaaaagtCCAGATGGGAAATCGAATACAGAGGAAattaatacaacaaaaataatattgaattgtattgtatttatattggATTGTTAACCCTTCAGGCTTATAATGAGTATTTATATTGGATAGTTCTTAAATagaataagaacattttatataagtatatcgTTAAATTCTTATAATTGGTGTTTTCTTTCAcccattttaaaataatacgtGAAGCAGCGATAATACAACAGTTGTTGCGACTTTGTTGTTTATCAAGTACTCGCCAGGTATGCTCTGAGATAATGTCTTTATCTGGTTGCTCACCGATCTAAAAACACTCGACAAACAAACTGAGTTATGAGGTTTGAGAGCACCGTCAACTGAAACTTAGGAGGAAGAGTCGACTAATTTTTATAACTGAATCGATTGTTTGATGATGCATTCAcaattgcttttattgttattgtatgactgactgactgattgactgactaaTGCGTGTCAATTGGGTTGTGGTTCAAAGTCAGAATGTCTACTCCActcaattatattatattttatttataacatttctttttttaaatatttattttttttaagttaatataattataaaggcTTCCCGagtctatatataaaaatctctttgtcctgactcactgactgacgtATTATTGTGAGTTGTAAAGACCAAGCCGTAAGACCtagaaagctgaaatttttgcACAACGTAGCTGAGAAGATTTGATTGTGCCAATAAGGCGGCTTTTTGGAAAGATCGACCTGCAAGTCGCTCATTGACTATAATATGAGATGTTATACGAGTTTATAGatacaatttatgttttttaagttgttttcttACTTAACTAATGAtatttctctctgtgtctctTGTGTTTTAGTGTTATAGTGGGTGCTCCTCAGGCACAGTCCACGTTGGAGGCCCAGAGTAATGTGAATGAGACGGGGGCGATCTACAAGTGTTCGTTGTTGAACGGCACCTGCAGTCCATATGTTTTCGATAGGCATGGCAATCGGAACAATGAGCGGAGTGAGTACACATGGGACTCGGAGCGAAGGGATTATCAGTGGCTGGGGGGATCGATGGATGGCGGTACTAAGGACACGGACAAGCTTCTCGTCTGTGCGCCCCGATTTATAGCGCCCTCATCGAAAGATTACCATATGCATGGCATATGTTACTGGGTGGCCGATACACTTGGCGAGCAGCCGCAGAATATAACAAAGATATCGCCGCTGCGACTCAAATCGGACCAGGTGAAGGAGGAAAACGATCACAGATACTACTACTATATACTGGCTGAGCAGGGACTGAGTGCTCATGTCTCAGACGACAATGAGCAGTTCCTGATTGGAGCACCCGGTATTCACACCTGGCGTGGTTCCGTCATACGCTACCGTAAGGAATCCCGGGTGGACGATCCTTCAGCGAGTCGTCGGGACACTAGCAGTCAACTtcgagagaaaaagaaaagagcaGGCGGTGATTACATCGACTACTCACCCGAAGTCACTTACAAGGTGGATATACCCAATCCGGCCTCTTTTAACCAGTCGGACGACTCGTACTTCGGCTACTCCGTCGGCTCGGGTTACTTTGACAGCCAGGATCTGAAGCGTCTCCTGTATGTGGGCACTGCACCACAGGCTAATGAGCAGTCCGGTGAAGGTTATATCTACGATTATAAGGGCAATACCATTGAGAAAATTCACGTATTCCGCGGAGAACAGTTTGGCGAATACTTTGGCTATGCGGTTCTGGCCGAGGATCTCAATGGGGATGGACTCACCGATGTCATAATATCAGCACCTCAGCATTCTTTCGAAGAATCGCACGATAATGGCGCAATTTATGTGTTCCTCAACAAGGGATGGGTGAGTAACAACTGGAACAACTGGAAGACAGTCATTGTCTGTTGTAGTGACTAATTATGTGGTATCTTCGAATTGCAGTTCAACTTCGAGTCCAAGGTGATCCGCTGTCCGTTGCCAGTTACCGCCAAGGCACGTTTCGGCACTACACTCTCCCGACTGGGCGACATTAATCACGACGGCTACAACGGTGAGTGACATACGATATACTATATAGAACCTCAGCTACAAAAATAACTGTGTTCAATTCCCTGTCATGTAATTCTTACTGCCTGcggttttttttctaatttagtttatttttgtagtttatcAAATCGAACCtacaaagaattaaaaaacacGGGATTTCGGAAAAAAATTCAGTTGTTGATAGGTTGCTGGTACCCTTAAAAATTCTACTAAGAATGAAAAGTATGATTAAAATACACCAAGATTCGATTgggaaattattatattttagcaTCGATAAATACCATAAAAATTggttaaatttataatgacttattaaattgttttccgagcactatttttattttgtatcaatttctgttatatttttgttacttatttaaaatattattttaattttaattcctcTTTGATGATTAAACCGAATTTTTGAAAGCTTACAAGCACTGAGTAACTGGCAGTCGAGCAACTCTGTTTTACTAGTTTCCTATGAGCTGGCGATAAAGAATTTTCCCTTGTAGGGTGTGCccattttggtttttattttattctcaaagataatatacttatgtatttaatatcgGAGGAAATCAATGGACTGAAATGCATTCTCACATAcaatacacgtatatataataagtgaGTTTATGAGGACTAAGAGTTTTATACACATAAAGATATTTTGTAATGTTTTATTGACATACTGTATTAATggatatcttttatttatgataaactttgatttcaatgtttaacaaattgattgattttacaGATATTGCTGTCGGGGCTCCATTCGCGGGCAATGGCTCCGTGTTTATTTACCTGGGAGGGGAGCAGGGACTGCGGGATCAGTACAGTCAGCGGCTGGACTCGCCCCAGAAACAGGCCTCCAAGTACGGCACTCACATGTTTGGACATGGATTGTCGCGTGGCTCCGACATCGATGCGAACGGGTTCAATGACTTTGCAATTGGGGCGCCCAATGCAGAGGCATTGTTCCTATACCGCGCCTATCCCGTGGTCAGGCTACAGGCCAGCGTCAGATCCCAGAATCGGGAGATAAAACCCGAGCAGAATCGGGTGCAGATCACTGCTTGCTATGGACTTACAACCACATCCAAAGCGGCCTCTGCCCAGCAACAGGAGATGGCCATGAGGATCGTGATCGATGCCAAGCTGAAGCGGGCCAAGTTCTCGCAGTCGCAGTCCCACGAGCTGAGCTTCAATGCCACGGCGGGAACAACACAACAATGTCGGGTCTTCGACTGTGAGGTGCGCTACAGCGAGAAGGACATATTCCAACCCATCGAGCTCGAGATGCACTTCGACCTGACCAAAAAGGTGCCCGACTCCGAAGGTAATTCATTGGCGTCTAAAGGAGGGGATCAATACCATTCTTTTAATGTTCATCCTATACTTTAGAGTTCTGTGAGACGTGTGTAGCTGTGGATCCAGAGGATGCCAAAGTTTACACTGAGAAAATCATTTTCAGCACGGGCTGTGCTACTGACATTTGTATTGCCGATCTGAAGTTGACGGCAAAGGATCTAAGGTTAGTAAATAAActcaaataatttgtaagaATTAGACAATAAATTAGATAAACATTCAATGTACAATAATGAAAGAAGTAAATTCAgagttcataaaatattttttaaaatattaatcactgcggacggcagttcgcgttagtgacgaaagcagcacgaagggtgcgaaaggcgactaactatatatacagctaagttggaaaatttgatgcgactgtccgatcaaatcgagttatataccgatcgaaaggtttagtccttacttacaaaatggcgtactaaaactttttctaaccaacttgggtcatgagatacgggggtgtaagtgggaggggaaaaatttagatgattgcagctaatggggctgttggagccttttggtaaaattttttatttttttttaaattctacttaaaaatacgcgtcgattgatacctcaatcacccaagtcccataactggttcaaaagataaataaagttgaaaattttagtggacttctcaaaatgaaatgaaaagtcagtttgtttgtctgtttgtctgtttgcatcaaagcgctaaagaagcttaaatgtaatgatggggatttattccttttcgaaaatctagaaatgtttgttctacgatttttgaaaaaaccgctagtttagcgggaaaacgctaaatcccgctataattgaacctcaacagtttccaaaccataaaagctaccgatatgttctatatatcattggaaaggtgtgattACGGGCTTTTATGCTTACCTTTAAACGTTTTTTCTAAAGCACTCAGTTAACATTTTACatgtgaaataaagttttttagcttacgttttggcgatttctgacaaaatggctctaacgatttctgttaaattttaatatgttgtaatacgttcgcgttttttggtatatgaagcataaattttggttgaggggtttggaagatattatctgttaagtgaataaatacatttttctatcggtcgaaaatcacgttttagtacgaaaaactttttggttttatgagatatctcaaccaaactgatacaaaatgcataacttggttttatatatcctgacaaaagttggtttaaatcagaccactatatcatatagctgtcatagaaatgctctacaaattatttaatatttattaattcataatatatataataactaaCGAGCCGCGTattggcgagcgaagcgagcaggaggCGGAGCCCTTTAGTAAGTTATAAAATGACAGTCGATCGAATcgtattttttcaatattcataTTAAGATCATTgacaacaattattaaatattcacttattttttaaacaccATATATTCCTAATAATAACAGTTCAAAGTGCGCTTAACTTGAatggaaataaacaaatatttttcatagaaAACTTTACTTATCGGAAAGAGGTTTGACCCGTATATTTGATCGagaataagtatttttatgggTTGCTCTTATCAAATTGTGGttccattaatttttatacttaatttttcgGCGAATATTCAAACATTTCATATTAAACATCTGTTCTGATTAATAATtgagcattttaataaatgcagaaaatgcTAAAAACTATTACATATTCCCTATTGAGTGTAGATTCTGCGGCTTGATAACTTTCCAGTCAAAATTCAGAGTCTGAATGGGCAGCCAAGTGTGGGCatataattcaaaatcaattgtaGCCCTTTGGGACCCACAACAGCGTCCAGACATTAGCCAGAAAACCATTAAGAAAACACGCACAACACTCTGCTGTAGCTGGAGTTATAGCTTGGGTTGgagctgaaattgaaattgggaCCTCAGCTGGGAATGGGTTAAGTGAGGGGTAAAGTTCTGGTgataaatgccaaaaagcCTCCAAGCGCAACGTCGATAAAGCCGGCGCTGCATTGGACCATCGTCATCAAGGCTGACTTAGGACTGAAGTCTTGACTGTGGTCTTAGGAACCGACATCGGTGCAGAGCTCGGAGCTGTAAGCTTATCAAAATACGCGACGAATGAGCAAGGAATTTTATTCATGAAATATTTTCCACAGCACGCAGACGGACGTAGAAACAGGTTCAAGTTCTAAAgcactcaggtaacattttacaggtgaaataaagttttttagcttacatttggcgatttctgacaaaacggctctaacgatttctgttaaatttaaatgtgctgtaatacgtacaatttcgcgttttttggtatatgaaacatatgaggggtttggaagatattatctgttaagtgaataaatacatttttctatcggtcgaaaatcacgttttagtacgaaaaactttttagttttatgagatatctcaaccaaacaaatacaatatgcatttaacttggttttatatatcctgacaaaagttggtttaaatcagaccactatatcatatagctgacatagaaccgatcgggtcaaaattaggttttagtacgaaaaaactttattgttttatgagaaatcttaaccaaactaatacaatatgcatttaacttggttttatatatccggaccaaagttagttcaaatcggaccactatatcatatagctgtcataggaccgatcggtccaatattaagtcttagtatgaaaaacttttttgttttacgaaatatcgtaatcaaactaatagaatatgcatttaagttagacttgtatatcctgaccaaagttggttctaatcgaaccactatatcatatagctgtcataggaccaatcgggcgaaatccgagtattagtatgaaaaacttattttttcatagtaagtacggggtctccgacagtagagtatgctcggctgtagcaacgcgaccaaagcgagcagggagtggagccccctagtttttctttataattaaagaacaaaaattgtttaaatatgaaatatgttcaacaactaaatttatatattttactatttgcctgcattaatgataaagttacaatgtcaaaagcaaaagcaattgcaaaatttctgatatcccaaagaaacgaggtaaagtctagtaaatttctagcccaaaatttctgatatcaattttgtgacgaacaaaattcagtttaatctaaaattttaaataaaatataaattaataaaaaaaagcgaaaattggcatttggcaaaaagtaatttttatgtacaaagaagcttaccctttttgctcacagtgcacaatgccaattttcgccttttttttatttaatttatattttt harbors:
- the LOC117783325 gene encoding integrin alpha-PS3 isoform X2, whose translation is MGYLTFTEMKSLILLCFCLSYVSAYNLSPRPNREIRDPQFVTVMPKVRASYFGYSISLRPNGVIVGAPQAQSTLEAQSNVNETGAIYKCSLLNGTCSPYVFDRHGNRNNERSEYTWDSERRDYQWLGGSMDGGTKDTDKLLVCAPRFIAPSSKDYHMHGICYWVADTLGEQPQNITKISPLRLKSDQVKEENDHRYYYYILAEQGLSAHVSDDNEQFLIGAPGIHTWRGSVIRYRKESRVDDPSASRRDTSSQLREKKKRAGGDYIDYSPEVTYKVDIPNPASFNQSDDSYFGYSVGSGYFDSQDLKRLLYVGTAPQANEQSGEGYIYDYKGNTIEKIHVFRGEQFGEYFGYAVLAEDLNGDGLTDVIISAPQHSFEESHDNGAIYVFLNKGWFNFESKVIRCPLPVTAKARFGTTLSRLGDINHDGYNDIAVGAPFAGNGSVFIYLGGEQGLRDQYSQRLDSPQKQASKYGTHMFGHGLSRGSDIDANGFNDFAIGAPNAEALFLYRAYPVVRLQASVRSQNREIKPEQNRVQITACYGLTTTSKAASAQQQEMAMRIVIDAKLKRAKFSQSQSHELSFNATAGTTQQCRVFDCEVRYSEKDIFQPIELEMHFDLTKKVPDSEEFCETCVAVDPEDAKVYTEKIIFSTGCATDICIADLKLTAKDLSSSFVLGSAKVLRVTYEVSNQGESAYLPQLNVTSSHRLNFAQTPGNCKVSEAVMICDLNNGRPLGKGDKDSITISFDVSSLTGRALNISAEVFSTGSEKNPSDNKLESLIALKEYTEIDASGGQTSAQIDLEHYKNSADITNNYEIKSNGPSTIDGLEIVFHIPVAYKISGSTATIPIINVGNLSMQATYDSQLVSIELLDQNNTQILMNTIEVSSTRSSTERVLISQNGAHYDSSTSGHVHESWQSLDSDSVATASMSRKRRDLKALTANREQYARISNIKAHDLLSEDFKGKLPVNRTIVFNCRDPQMTICLRAVMRIYNFKPEKPVNLNMRYSVDLNEINAILIDPWEFFAILIDLNVRKEGDPLGSSLNIKRKIDPNVISKHLVKSLPIWIIIVSVLAGVLVLAAMTYGMYKLGFFERHKKDELDKLVQQSPVEPEAENLNSDNN
- the LOC117783325 gene encoding integrin alpha-PS3 isoform X1; the encoded protein is MCRLLSSLLTSLLLLQLQLQHNFVKAFNFSPRANFEIRAPQNLEFNLPQMRSSYFGYTLVMRETSVIVGAPQAQSTLEAQSNVNETGAIYKCSLLNGTCSPYVFDRHGNRNNERSEYTWDSERRDYQWLGGSMDGGTKDTDKLLVCAPRFIAPSSKDYHMHGICYWVADTLGEQPQNITKISPLRLKSDQVKEENDHRYYYYILAEQGLSAHVSDDNEQFLIGAPGIHTWRGSVIRYRKESRVDDPSASRRDTSSQLREKKKRAGGDYIDYSPEVTYKVDIPNPASFNQSDDSYFGYSVGSGYFDSQDLKRLLYVGTAPQANEQSGEGYIYDYKGNTIEKIHVFRGEQFGEYFGYAVLAEDLNGDGLTDVIISAPQHSFEESHDNGAIYVFLNKGWFNFESKVIRCPLPVTAKARFGTTLSRLGDINHDGYNDIAVGAPFAGNGSVFIYLGGEQGLRDQYSQRLDSPQKQASKYGTHMFGHGLSRGSDIDANGFNDFAIGAPNAEALFLYRAYPVVRLQASVRSQNREIKPEQNRVQITACYGLTTTSKAASAQQQEMAMRIVIDAKLKRAKFSQSQSHELSFNATAGTTQQCRVFDCEVRYSEKDIFQPIELEMHFDLTKKVPDSEEFCETCVAVDPEDAKVYTEKIIFSTGCATDICIADLKLTAKDLSSSFVLGSAKVLRVTYEVSNQGESAYLPQLNVTSSHRLNFAQTPGNCKVSEAVMICDLNNGRPLGKGDKDSITISFDVSSLTGRALNISAEVFSTGSEKNPSDNKLESLIALKEYTEIDASGGQTSAQIDLEHYKNSADITNNYEIKSNGPSTIDGLEIVFHIPVAYKISGSTATIPIINVGNLSMQATYDSQLVSIELLDQNNTQILMNTIEVSSTRSSTERVLISQNGAHYDSSTSGHVHESWQSLDSDSVATASMSRKRRDLKALTANREQYARISNIKAHDLLSEDFKGKLPVNRTIVFNCRDPQMTICLRAVMRIYNFKPEKPVNLNMRYSVDLNEINAILIDPWEFFAILIDLNVRKEGDPLGSSLNIKRKIDPNVISKHLVKSLPIWIIIVSVLAGVLVLAAMTYGMYKLGFFERHKKDELDKLVQQSPVEPEAENLNSDNN